DNA from Methanotorris formicicus Mc-S-70:
TGGAATTTAGACACTCCCCCCTTGCAGGAACGAATTGAGTTCCATTATCGGTTAATATCTTTTTAGATTTCCCATACTTTTTAAAACATTCCTTTAAAGCAGAAATTACAACGTCTGATGTCGCTTCTTCATACAACTTAGCATGTAAGATATATCTACTATGGTCGTCTATTATTAGCAGTAGGTAATATCTAATTTTACTAATATCTACTATTTTAAAATCCATATGCATAGTTCGTTAGGTTTTAAGGCGTTGAATCGCTTTGGCTTCTTTTTCTTTTTCTTCTTTCGTGGTTGTGTTATGCCCATCTCTTTTAGTATAGTATATATACGATTATGTGGATATGTATATTATGTCTACGTTCTATATACTTCTCTAAATGAACGGGACTCGTTATCTTACATTTCGGCAAAGCATTTAAGACCAATTCGATAGTTTCTTTATCTATGTTCCTTGGCTTCTCCTCTACTTTTTAATTCGGGAATTCTTCCAGTTTCCCGATACTCTCTCCATATCTGCTGAACCCTACGTTCGGATATATTTAGTTTCTTTGCCATAACTTTCGTTTTCTTTCCATCTAATTATTTTTCGAATTTTCTTCTGGTTTAATTTCACCCCTCTCATATTTTTATGGGTGTTATCATTCGAATATTATAATATCATGTGCGAAATAATTTCGGGATACCACAGAGTAATTAAATTTTTAGAAGGTGAAAATTATGATTTTAGAATTAAATGGACTTCATGCTGGGTTAAGATTCTCTTCTGCACACATTGTTTTTGGTCATGAAACATGTGGAGTTATTCATGGGCATTCTTACTATGTGGATGTTAGAATTTGTGGAGAGCCAAGTGGAGAGTTTGGATTTGTGTGTGATTTTAAAACCATAAAATCTATTGTGAAAGAGATATGCGAAACATTAGACCACAAACTGATGCTACCAAAAAATCATCCGCAGGTAGAGTATAAGATAAATAACGAATCAATATATTTTAAATACTGTGGAAAAGGGAAAATTAAAGAATATATGGTTCCATTAGAGGATGTAGTATTGCTGCCTCTGAAATCCACAACTGCTGAAGAGTTGTCCCAATTTTTTTCAAAGTGCATAGTTGATAAATTAAGGGATATGGGGCTAATGGATAATATTAAATGGGTTGAGGTTGTAGTAAATGAAGGTATTGGTCAAGGGGCATGTTATAGATTGGGGTACAAATAACAATTAAGTTGATCGTTTGCGTTATTT
Protein-coding regions in this window:
- a CDS encoding 6-carboxytetrahydropterin synthase QueD, which produces MILELNGLHAGLRFSSAHIVFGHETCGVIHGHSYYVDVRICGEPSGEFGFVCDFKTIKSIVKEICETLDHKLMLPKNHPQVEYKINNESIYFKYCGKGKIKEYMVPLEDVVLLPLKSTTAEELSQFFSKCIVDKLRDMGLMDNIKWVEVVVNEGIGQGACYRLGYK